The following coding sequences lie in one Crassostrea angulata isolate pt1a10 chromosome 10, ASM2561291v2, whole genome shotgun sequence genomic window:
- the LOC128167521 gene encoding inactive tyrosine-protein kinase transmembrane receptor ROR1-like isoform X5: MLELRGFVILWWMLIFWRFDHHAECDPQHWTLKNSSKKYPFEIPVHKLLTEQSDHEGKAKLNLDFAMKNITKYKSENIRIRCEISGNPLPRYKWYKDDVPIRENEDRINSKLTPWGARLKIQNADVFDSGWYMCKASNNAGEVNTTGYLLIKNEYPPKTKHDSGKNHHQPDIHDDTDTFSGKYNPDVYQTYVAEDKKSQERGDGFCQKFRGNTCAKFFGNQSIYVTSEYSQGVKENNFISGFTIIASSSEMSTTCHQYAIPFLCYFTFPLCDMSSDEPRPRQVCRDECEELENHICEKEYKLGMNHPDIGKRFLPVCKDLPPVGTVEGNNCVKVGVPTLTKSVWYGQNKGSKSGGYDIPELNCYTGRGENYRGTHHRTVTGKNCVNWQNNHKFKDHHSLGNHNLCRNPNGDPGGPWCYTDYHYRQNESCNIPQCISGAEPVNKLMYILVPGIIVPLALIILIAVVCLCQKKNDKGANSKGTNSSQNSTVETVPLTGKASGCRIREFMLSSVRFLQELGEGAFGKVYKGEVIGLYGDNTVSKVAIKTLKENASPKIKNDFRREVDLMTELRHPNIVCLLGVSMKQEPMCMLFEFMPYGDLHEYLLTHSPNSDMSSVDEESGKKIILEYPEMLFVAIQVAAGMEYLASHHFVHRDLAARNILVGDSLSVKISDFGLSRDIYSSDYYRVQSKSLLPVRWMPLEAILYGKFTTESDVWSYGVVLWEIFSYGLQPYYGYTNQEVIDVVRSRQILPNPEECPPRMYGLMVECWHENPTRRPTFREIHARLRAWKTEVLMQNPHWSISQSQSAHSGSTHQSSQSGPSHHSSTGPSNTTALTGLTGSSGGSETPAQLPQVQMIDPRYTDLPRVHYTPAQAGLLPPSMMQSPPPPNYSMVHAQMGNHQKVQQQPLYPVVCQNGPQKISPAESVASSNKSSGSSASHDSSANYKMGGPATIPHTQIQGEVNNVPNGVSVPNGPSDCQRFMMTQNVYIPDQRAADYHE, from the exons AGAGCAGTCGGACCATGAAG gaAAAGCCAAGTTGAATTTGGACTTTGCTATGAAAAATATCACCAAGTACAAAAGTGAAAATATCCGTATTCGTTGTGAAATTTCTGGAAATCCACTACCACGTTACAAGTGGTACAAAGACGATGTTCCAATCCGAGAAAATGAAGATAGAATCAACAGCAAACTTACTCCCTGGGGAGCAAG GTTGAAAATACAGAATGCTGATGTGTTTGACAGTGGCTGGTACATGTGTAAGGCTTCAAACAACGCAGGCGAAGTCAACACCACCGGTTATCTACTGATCAAGAATG AGTATCCCCCCAAAACCAAACATGACAGTGGCAAAAATCATCATCAACCAGACATCCATGACGACACCGACAC cttTTCTGGGAAATACAATCCAGATGTATACCAGAC ATACGTGGCAGAGGACAAAAAATCACAGGAAAGAGGGGATGGGTTTTGTCAGAAATTTCGAGGAAACACCTGTGCCAAGTTCTTTGGGAATCAGAGCATCTACGTAACATCTGAATACTCCCAAGGGgtcaaagaaaacaattttatca GTGGTTTTACCATCATTGCCTCCTCCAGTGAGATGTCGACCACATGTCACCAGTACGCCATACCTTTCCTGTGCTATTTCACCTTCCCCCTGTGTGACATGTCCTCAGACGAGCCACGCCCCCGACAAGTGTGTCGTGATGAGTGCGAGGAGCTGGAAAATCACATCTGTGAAAAGGAGTACAAACTAGGCATGAATCACCCTGATATTG GTAAAAGGTTCCTACCTGTGTGTAAAGACCTGCCACCGGTCGGAACGGTAGAGGGAAATAACTGTGTGAAAGTAGGGGTACCCACCCTTACTAAATCAG TGTGGTACGGACAAAACAAAGGATCCAAGAGCGGAGGTTATGATATCCCAG AACTTAATTGTTACACTGGGAGGGGAGAGAATTATCGAGGAACACACCATCGAACAGTAACAGGCAAAAACTGTGTCAATTGGCAGAACAACCACAAATTCAAAGACCACCATTCTCTTG GTAACCACAACCTGTGTAGAAATCCCAATGGTGACCCAGGGGGTCCTTGGTGCTACACGGACTACCATTACAGACAGAATGAAAGCTGTAACATCCCTCAGTGCA TCAGTGGAGCTGAGCCCGTGAACAAATTGATGTACATTCTGGTACCTGGAATAATTGTTCCTCTGGCCTTGATCATCCTAATTGCTGTGGTGTGTTTGTGTCAGAAAAAGAATGATAAGGGAGCAAATAGTAAAGGTACAAATTCCTCCCAGAATTCCACTGTAGAAACTGTTCCCCTCACTGGAAAAGCTTCGGGCTGCAGGATCAGAGAATTCATGTTGTCTTCGGTACGGTTCCTACAAGAGCTTGGAGAAGGAGCATTTGGAAAAGTTTATAAAGGGGAAGTGATCGGGTTATATGGAGATAACACTGTGTCAAAAGTGGCCATTAAAACATTGAAGGAAAATGCTTCACCTAAAATCAAAAATGATTTCAGGAGGGAGGTGGATTTAATGACAGAACTGAGGCATCCAAACATTGTATGTCTTTTGGGTGTCTCCATGAAACAGGAACCAATGTGCATGTTGTTTGAATTCATGCCATATGGGGACTTGCATGAGTATCTGCTTACTCACTCACCAAATTCTGATATGTCAAGTGTGGATGAAGAAAGCGGCAAGAAGATCATTCTTGAATACCCAGAAATGTTATTCGTCGCCATCCAGGTTGCAGCAGGAATGGAGTACCTTGCAAGTCATCATTTCGTTCACAGAGATCTCGCTGCCAGAAATATATTGGTTGGAGATAGTTTGTCAGTTAAGATTTCTGACTTTGGTTTGTCTAGAGACATATACTCCTCAGACTATTATCGAGTGCAAAGTAAATCCCTATTACCTGTCAGATGGATGCCCTTAGAGGCTATCCTTTACGGAAAATTCACCACAGAAAGTGATGTGTGGTCATATGGAGTGGTTCTTTGGGAAATTTTCAGTTATGGACTCCAGCCTTATTATGGCTACACTAATCAAGAGGTGATAGATGTAGTGAGATCTCGCCAAATCCTACCAAATCCTGAGGAATGTCCCCCACGCATGTATGGTCTGATGGTGGAATGCTGGCATGAAAACCCAACAAGGAGGCCAACTTTTAGAGAAATTCATGCACGTTTGAGGGCATGGAAGACTGAAGTTCTGATGCAGAATCCACATTGGAGTATTAGTCAGAGTCAGTCTGCTCACAGTGGAAGTACCCACCAGAGCTCCCAGAGTGGGCCAAGCCATCACAGTAGTACTGGTCCTAGTAATACTACCGCACTAACTGGCCTGACGGGCAGTAGTGGTGGGTCAGAAACCCCAGCCCAGCTACCCCAGGTCCAAATGATTGATCCCCGATACACAGACTTACCAAGAGTGCATTACACCCCAGCACAGGCTGGCCTCCTTCCTCCCTCCATGATGCAGTCCCCACCCCCACCCAATTACTCCATGGTGCATGCACAAATGGGTAACCACCAGAAAGTTCAGCAACAGCCACTCTACCCTGTGGTGTGTCAGAATGGTCCGCAAAAAATCTCCCCTGCTGAATCTGTGGCTTCCAGTAACAAGTCATCGGGGAGTTCTGCTTCCCATGACTCCTCCGCTAACTACAAAATGGGTGGTCCTGCCACCATCCCCCACACACAGATCCAGGGGGAAGTGAACAATGTCCCTAACGGGGTGTCGGTACCCAACGGACCGTCGGACTGCCAAAGATTCATGATGACACAAAATGTGTACATTCCCGACCAGAGGGCGGCGGATTATCACGAATGA